The Bacteroidota bacterium genome segment GAAATTGCGGCAATAGGCATCACAAACCAGCGGGAAACTACTGTTGTATGGGACAAACAAACGGGAAAGCCCGTGTATCACGCCATCATATGGCAGGATAAACGAACTGCAGATTATTGTCATAAATTAAAACAAACAGGGCAGGAGAAATTTCTGAGAAAGACCACCGGTCTGTTGGCCGATTCCTATTTTTCGGCAAGTAAAATAAACTGGATACTGCGGCATGTTCCCGGCGCAAAACGCAGGGCCGCCGCTGGAGAATTGCTTTTTGGAACCATTGACACATGGCTGTTATGGAATCTTACGGGTGGCAATGTTCACGCAACAGATTATTCCAATGCATCGCGTACGCTCTTGTTCAACATTCACGAAAAAAAATGGGATGAGAAGCTGGCGGCTTTGTTTGACGTGCCTTTGAGTATGCTTCCCGTAGTCAGAGATTCATCCGGAGTATTCGGGAAAACGGAACGTAAAATTTTTGGTGAGGAAATTCTTGTTTCCGGCATTGCGGGTGATCAGCAAGCTGCCTTGTTCGGGCAGAATTGCCTTGAGGCGGGCATGGCTAAGAATACATACGGAACCGGCTGTTTTATGCTGATGAATACCGGAATCAAGCCGGTAGTATCCAAAGCTGGGCTTCTGACAACTATAGCATGGGGAATAGACGGGAACATTACCTATGCTCTTGAAGGCAGTGTTTTTATGGCGGGTGCTGTGATGCAATGGTTGCGCGATAAATTGAACATTATAAAAAATGTGGTCGATTCGGAAAAAATTGCCATGAATCTTGAGAATAATGGGGGCGTGTACATTGTTCCGGCATTTTCAGGATTAGGCGCTCCGTATTGGGATATGAATGCCAAAGGTCTGATAACTGGGCTGACTCAAGGCAGCAGCAGTGCACATATAGTTCGTGCCGCTCTTGAAGCCATTGCATATCAGGTTAAAGATTTACTGAATGCGATGGAGAAAGATTCCGGGATTGAATCTAAACTATTGCGTGTTGATGGCGGCGCTGCGGCAAATAATTTCCTGATGCAGTTTCAGTCCGACATTCTCGACAAACCAATTCACCGGCCGTGCAATGTTGAAGCTACTGCTCTTGGGGCTGCGCGGCTTGCCGCGATTGCTTGCGATTTTTGGAAAATCGGAAACAGGAATAAAGCTGAAGGAGCGGATACTGTCTTCAAACCGTCATTTACGG includes the following:
- the glpK gene encoding glycerol kinase GlpK; the protein is MKKYILALDQGTTSSRALLFDKNACVVAMAQKETIQHFPFPGWVEQDPREIWANQLFVAKKVLKDYNIKPGEIAAIGITNQRETTVVWDKQTGKPVYHAIIWQDKRTADYCHKLKQTGQEKFLRKTTGLLADSYFSASKINWILRHVPGAKRRAAAGELLFGTIDTWLLWNLTGGNVHATDYSNASRTLLFNIHEKKWDEKLAALFDVPLSMLPVVRDSSGVFGKTERKIFGEEILVSGIAGDQQAALFGQNCLEAGMAKNTYGTGCFMLMNTGIKPVVSKAGLLTTIAWGIDGNITYALEGSVFMAGAVMQWLRDKLNIIKNVVDSEKIAMNLENNGGVYIVPAFSGLGAPYWDMNAKGLITGLTQGSSSAHIVRAALEAIAYQVKDLLNAMEKDSGIESKLLRVDGGAAANNFLMQFQSDILDKPIHRPCNVEATALGAARLAAIACDFWKIGNRNKAEGADTVFKPSFTETKRRHLYKGWKNAVRSSRL